Below is a genomic region from Desulfobacter sp..
TGACGGACTTCTTCAAAAGAACTTAATAAGGCTGACCAAGAACTCACCATAGAAGCCAAAGCAGGCGAGCAGCGATCATGGATTCCAAGAAGGATTAAGCCAGCGTATGCACCTTTATATCTTTTTCCTTTTCGGCGGTCACAGGACCTTCGATAGTATCGAACATGAATATCAACCGAACTATCTGTACAAAGCTGAATCCAAACGGTCTCAAGCCCTTCGCTTTTCATCCGTCCCGGCCAATTGGACATCAATTCTTTTTCTTGGTCGACCTGTTCAGAGGAATCTACTGAGGCCTGGATCTTTTTTTTAAAAAAAAGGCGCTTATCCGATTTGTATACTCAAGGATTTCCTGCTCCATCTGTTCTAATTCGTTAGCGTTACGAACCAAGCGATTTGGATCTTCTTCCAGTTCTTTGAGGCATGCAAGGACTTCATCAACAGTATTACGATCTTCAGCTTTCTTCATTAGCACAATCCATTTATGTTCATTTCAGCGTAACAGAGGATATCATTCTTTTTGCTCTAAAAGACAGGCCTTTTTAAAACCGGGAAAATGGGAATGCGCCCGAGTGGGATCATAGTACGGAACAAGGCTTTTTTCTAATACATGTTACCAATAACATTGGGCCTGATTGATAGTAATATTCTATTTTAATTAAATGGAGATTTTCACATATGACCGGTGCGAATCAGGTCCTTGTACCCAGAAAAGAAAGGTATTATCGTGCTTGTGTGTTATCGATCATCCCGTGTGTTTTCATCTTGTTCAATTTTTCAAGCATGAGTTGTAAGGTTGATTCTTTTTCAATCAGGGGTGACAAATGATTTGAAAAAGACCAGAATGCCTTGCGTATGGAATGTGATAGATCATTATCTGCAATATTTTGATTGTTAAAATGAAGACCTTGATTGAATTTTGGATAAAATCTGAAAATATTTTTAACGCAACGTTTGGGTCTGTATATATCATCTGATATGAGCAGCCCTTATCCGCGATGCAATACCCGGTGTGTAATTTTCCTGGATGAATTACCATGATGTTCCCTGCAGGAACTATGTCTGGAGGCGATTTGTATCTAAAGGACTGGGCGCCTGATTCAACGATACCGATGGCAAAACTATCATGGGTATGCGAGGCGAATTCGTGATCGGTATATTGCGTAGATAAAAATTGGTTCATCAGAAAATCGCGTACCTGGACTGAGAAACATCACTGGGAAGGCAATAACACAGTAAGGATTTTTATGCTTGAAATGATGGTGTGAACATGATCATGTTCTAATTTTTTTGTGTTATTCGCACAAAATCGGAGAATGAATTAATGTCCACAAGCTTCATATACCATGCCTTTGGCCTTCGTGACTACTTTTATAAAACAACGCGTTTCATCGGTGGAATAATCACTTTTGAACTCATACCAAAACCGGAGGCGGTAAAATGCCCGGAATGTAATTCCAGGTCCGTCACCAGGAAAGGGATTGTGACAAGAGATCTCAGAACAATACCGGTAGGTTCAAAACCCGTGATTCTCAGGACGGCTATCCAGAGAATTTGGTGTCCGTTCTGTCAATTTGTCCGGCAAATCAAACTATCCTTTGCCCAGGAGGGGAAAAGCTATACCCGGGCTTTTGAACGGTATGTCTTGGAGTTGTCTCAGTTCATGACAATCAAAGATATTGCCATCCATTTAAGGATCAGCTGGGATACGATAAAGCAGATCCAGAAAGAAGACCTGCTGAGGCGTTATCGAAAAATCCCCCTTGAGAAAGTCCGGCAGATTGCCATAGATGAAATTTCCATAGGGAAAGGGCATAAATACTTGACCATCGTGATGGATCTGGAATCCGGTAGAATTCTGCACGTGGGAGAAGGAAAAGGTGGTGAAGCTTTGAAATCTTTTTGGACAAAAGTGAAAATATCGAAAGCAAAAATCAAAGCCGTCAGCATCGATATGTCCCCGGCATACTTGAGTGCTGTTATTGAAAATCTTTCTGGTTCAGCAATTGTCTTTGACAGATTTCATGTTGTTAAATTGTTCAATGAGAAACTGTCGGATTTCAGGCGAAAGCTCTACAACCTTCTTGCCAATACCGGGCAACAAAAACTTCTGAAGGGAGTCCGGTGGCTTTTGTTAAAAAATCCCGAAAACCTCAGTGATGACAAGAAGGAGGCCCAACGGTTAGAAGAAGCATTGAAAATAAATCAGCCGCTATTGGCAGTCTACTACATGAAAGAGGAACTCAGGCAAATATGGAATCAAAAGAAAAAAGAAACAGCTGAAAAGATAGTCAGCAATTGGATCAATCTGGCCAATATTTCCAAAATTCCAATGTTGATGAAATTTGCCAAGACCTTGGCTGTGCACAGGCAAAGAATCCTTTCATACTATGATTACAGGATATCTACAGGTCCTTTAGAAGGGACAAATAACAAGATAAAAACCATGAAACGGAAAGCTTATGAATACAGGGATTCGGAGTTTTTCAGGTTGAAACTTTTGGACCTTCACAATAAAAGGTACGCATTAATCGGATGAACCTAAAAATTTTAATCCACTGATAGACGAATCAGCCGAATAGATCGCTTTGTTGTTGTTTGTACTTTTTACCATCAAACGATCAGAGCAGTAAATGTAAAGATTGAAAGAAGGGTTAGAAATTGAGTGATTCTGCAGTAAATGTTTCTGGCCTTTAAAACCTTTTAACCCCTTATTGAAGGGGGGGATACTTTTTATTATTGGGGTTTGAAATGTAAAATCAGGCAGATCAGACACAAGGTGTTTCAGGTAAAGATTACCCTTTGGCCAGGCGCTGCTTTTGGGTTGGATGACGCCCCGGACGTTCTGTATGCTCTGTATTGTAACTTTTTTAAAACACCCCGATAGTCATTCCGGCAATATTTTTGAAAAAGGGTTTGGCCAAGGCCGGAATTTGGGGGGTAAGTGTCAATAAACGAGTGTACAAAATTACTTTTAAGACTTGAACTAAAGGGCTGCGCCATGGGAGCCAAGAATGGTTCGCCTGTCTACAGGTTGTGTTACGATGCTGGCAAGGGCCTGTTTTTTTAATTAATGCAATCTGGTTTTGTTTTGTGTATATTAACAAACTTTTCATCAAATATTTAAAGGAATTAAAATGAAAGTTGATTTAGATAAGGTCAGTTATGTTCTTGGGCAAAGTGTGGGAGGAGACTTTAAAAGACAGGGCTTTGACATTGATCCTCAAATTTTTGCAGAGTCATTTGTTGCGGCGTTTAACGGGGAACAATCCCAAATGCCTGTTGGTGAAATGCAGCACATTATGCAGAATTTCCAAAGAGCAATGGAGGACAAAAAGCAGGCAGAGCAGATGGAATCAGGGAAAAAAAATATTGAAGCCGGGGAAAAATTTCTTGAAGAAAACTCTAAAAAAGAAGGGGTTAAAACAACTCAAAGCGGGCTTCAGTATAGGGTGATCACCCAAGGCAGCGGGAAAAAACCTGCTGTCACAGATACCGTTGAAACCCATTATGAAGGCAAGACACTTGACGGTAAAATTTTTGACAGCTCATACAAACGAGGACAAACAACCACCTTCCCGCTGAACGGCGTCATTAAGGGCTGGACAGAAGCGCTTCAGATTATGGCTGAGGGCTCAAAATATGAATTGTATATTCCATCTGAGCTTGCCTATGGCCCAACCGGCAGTGGGGGCACGATTGAACCATATGCCACATTGATTTTCACTGTTGAACTGATTGCAATAAAATAACGGCGCATCAGATTTTTTGAATTCCGGGGATGGGAATTCGGAGAACCCGATGACATCTAAATTTTATGATCTAAATAGAGAGGCGGTTTCGCTGTTAGGACATCTGTACAAAGAACTATCCAACGGCTGACTGCCAGTGTCAAACTGCGCGGTATGCAATTTTCAGGCGCCTGGTTCTGGACAACCGCTCACGTTTTATTTGTCTTACCCGGAAACCTCAAGTTAGAGGCTTTCACCCAATGGACCGGAGGAATCTGAAATGGAATGGTGGCATAGTTTATCTGAGTTCTGGCAGGGCTTCATCTGTGGCGGTATTGCAGTTCCCCTTGTGATTGTTCTAATCGAGATCATTGTAAAGCTTGGATTCAAGCGGGGCTGACCCTGCCCCAGATTCAACTCCAAAAAAGGGTTTTGTTTTAATTTTTTGACTGCCCGCCGGCAGCCTTGTATTTTGAGCGGAAAGGTTGACTTTTGCCGCCTTTGTCAAAAAATTTGCCCAGATCTGGTAAAATGTTGACCCTAGTTTTATAAAGGTCACCCCGGGGGGCTTGCAAACCAGGCCCTTTGGGGGATGATCGCCCAGGTTTATCCGGAAAAATCTGGGCACCCCAAGATTCCTGATGCGCCTGTTTTCTTTCTTTGTTTTGCCGCAGGTTTTCTTTCAATTGATCTGTGGTCGTTCGTTTTCTTTTTGTCTTCCCAGTGATTTATCCTAAATTTCAAAGATGAAAATCATTTCCATTTTTTTTTAACGGCAGAAGAACAGTCCTGGCAAGTTTTCTGGGAAAAGGCTTGACTTTTATCTGGCTGATAAATAGTCTTCATTAAGTTAGTGGTATTAACAAAACTTTTTTGTAAAGGAATTCCCATGATTTTCAGTCAAATATCAGAGCGGCTGCAAAAAGGAGATCCCAAAGAAATCGCCGATCTTATCGGCCAGGTGTTTGACCAGGGCGCGACACCGGAACAGGTCCTTAACCAGGGCTTGATTGCCGGCATGGACCGGGTCGGACAAAAATTTCAATCCGGTGAAATTTTTATTCCTCACATGCTGCTGGCCGAAACCGGTAATGGCCCGGCAGGACGGGTGGTGCTGGGCACGGTGCAAGGAGATCACCATGACATTGGGAAGAATCTGGTATCCACAATGCTTGCAGGCAAAGGATTTGAGGTCATTGATGTGGGGATCGACGCCCCGCCTGAAACCTTTATCGCAGCCGTGGATGACACGGTACCGATCGTGGCCATGAGCGCGCTTTTATCTACCACCGCACCGTTTATTGGAAAGACCATCGAGGCTCTGGACAAGGCAGGGCTTCGTAAGAATCTTAAAATTATGGTGGGAGGCGGGGCTGTCAGCCAGAGATTTAGCGATGAGATTGGTGCGGATGCCTATGGCGGTGATGCCGCCACAGCTGCCGTGCTTGCAATGGATTTAGTGGGAAAGGGGGCATGATGAACGGAAAAAAACGGATTCTCACCGCCCTGGATCCTGGGCAGGCCGACCAGGTCCCCCTGTATATCCACGGGATTAATGAGGCCCCCATCATTGGCATTGGCCAGCAGATCACAGAAGGGCTGCCCGAAATAAACGATTTTCGAAAAATGAATGACGCTGAAAAGTTCAAGGTGCTGGATACCCTGTTTCTCATCCATGAAACCTTTGAGGTTGACGGGTTTACCTCCTTTGAGATCGGCCATGAATCAGGGGTTGATGACCAGCATATCAAGGATGAGTTCGGCGTGGTCTATGCCTTGTCTGACTTTGGCCTGCCCGTTGCCATGGGGCATCCCCTTAAAGAGGCCTCTGACCTGGAGCATTATCAGCCCCCGGTTCCGGACCCGGGGCATTTGCTGCTTTTAGATCTTGCCCGGGATCGTTTCAAGGGCGAAAAGGCCCTTTTCTGGCTCATGCGGGGAAGCTTTGTTCGTTGCTGGCGGCTGATGGGGATGGAAAATATGATGATCAAGATGTTTGATGACCCCCAATTTGTCCATGATGTGGCAGCCATGATACTGGACTATAACCTGGCCCAGCTGGATCTGCTGGTGGGGGCCGGTCTTGATGTCTTGGTGATTGAGGATGATATTGCGGACAAAAATTTTCCCCTCATCGCCCCGGGTCAGTTTTTAGAATTTGTGAACCGGTATAACCGTCAGGTTGTTGATGCGGCCCATGCAAAAGGCCTCAAGGTGGTTCGACACAGCGACGGAAATCTCTGGCCCCTCATGGACATGCTTCTGGACACAGGCTATGACGGGTTGAACCCCTTGGAACCCCAGGCGGGAATGATGCTTGACAAGGTAAAGGACTATTGCGGTGATCAAATCTGCCTGCTGGGCAATATCGATTGTGTTGATCTGCTGCCCAACGGAACGCCCCAACAGGTGGATGCAGCCGTAAAAAAGGCCATTGAGGATGCAGGTCAGGGAGGAGGGCTGATCATCTGCTCTTCAAACTCCCTTCATCCCGGGGTGGCCTCGGACAATTGTATAGCCATGTTTGAGGCCACCCGCAAGTGTGGCCGGTACCCGACCCCATAAAGGGATTCACCCCTAATTGTGACGAGGAATCAATGAAAACATTTTCAGCCCAGGCCCCACTGGGATCGCCTTCCTACCGCCGTTATCTTTTCTGTCTTTTATTTTTGCTCTATCTTTTTGATTATATGGACAGAATGGTGATTGTTTCTCTGTTTCCCTACCTTAAATCAGACTGGGGTATCACGGATACCCAGTGCGGGCTGCTTGTCTCTGCCGTGTATTGGTCCATATTAATTTTTTCATTTCCCGTGTCCATACTGGTGGACCGCTGGAGCCGGAAAAAAAGTATTGGGCTCATGGCCGGTATTTGGAGTTTGGCCACCCTGGCCTGCGCTTTTACCTGGAATTTTTCCCAGTTGTTTGCCGCCAGGACCATCATCGGGGTGGGTGAGGCAGGCTATGCCCCGGGCGGAACCGCCATGATATCAACGGTCTTCCCCAAGGAGCAGCGGGCCAGGGTTCTGGGGTTGTGGAATGCCTCTATCCCTCTGGGATCTGCCCTGGGCATTGCCATTGGAGGGTTGGTGGCCGAACACTGGGGCTGGCGTCATGCCTTCGGGCTTGTTGCCCTGCCCGGGATGGTTGCTGCCCTGCTCTTTTTTTTCATCAAAGACTATAAAACCGTGGTCCAAAACAGGGAAACGGTTCAGGTCAAGATGCAGTTTTCAGACATTGCCCGGCAGTTTACCCGCAACCCCACCCTGCTTTTTACCAATCTTGGCTTTGCTGCCAATGTTTTTGTGACCACCTCTTTGATGACCTGGCTGCCCACCTATTTTTACCGGTTTGAAGGGCTGACCATGAGCCGGGCCGGCATCAAGGGCGGGTCTGTGATGCTGCTGGCCATCATCGGAGCGCCTTTGGGCGGCGACCTGGCAGATTTGTGGATGAAAAAACGTCAAAATGCCCGCATGGTCTTTCCGGCCATTTCATCGGCCATCACAGCCCTGCTGCTCTTTATTGCCTTTGGATTTTTCAAAGGCCAGGTTCAATATATGGTTCTGCTTGGGGCCGGTGTCTTTGCCGTGGCATTTGTTCCGGCGGCTGTTGCCGTGACCCAGGACGTGGTTCACCCGGGGCTTCGGGCCATTTCCCTGAGTATTAATGTGATCATTCAGCACCTTTTGGGCAGTGCCCTGGGCCCGGTTTTCATTGGGGTTCTTTCCGATGACTTTGGTCTTGAAAAGGCCATGGTCTGCCTGCCGGTCTTTGTTCTCTTGGGCTGTTTGCTTTTTTTAACCGGTTCCCGGTTTTATGCAAGGGATCTGGCTGCAGTGGAACAAAATATTTTAGAAACGAGCTGAACCTGGCCCTGATATTTAACCTTATTTAAAGGATACTGCCATGGGATTTACCATGATTGGAGAATTGCTCAACACCAGCCGTCCGGGAATTCAAAAAGCGGTTGAACAACGGGATGAAGAGACCATCTGCCCGTTGGTGCTGTTACAGGAAAAACAAGGGGCCGCTTATATTGATATCAATGCCGGCGCCGGGGTACACACCGAACGCCGGGATATGCAATGGCTTGTTCGTACGGTCCAGGCCGTGACAAATCTTCCCCTCTGCCTGGACAGTCCGGATCCCCATGTATTGGCATCTGCCTGGGAGATACTGGATCGTCCCCCCATGATCAACTCTATTTCCCTGGAAAAAAATCGTTTCCAGTCAATGCTTGACCTGTTAAAGGGCCGGGAATGCCAGGTGGTGGCCCTGTGTATGGATGATACGGGTATGCCCGAAACAGCCGAGCAGATATGTGGGCGCGCCCATGCCCTGGTCAATGGACTTGCCGGCATCCATATCCAGCCGAATGCCATATGGATCGATCCCCTGGTCGGGCCGGTGAGCACCCATACGGGAAACGGGCTTATCTCTTTGAAAGCCGTGGCCCTTATAAAAAAACAAATTCCCGGGATCAACACGGTCTGCGGTTTGTCCAATATCTCATTTGGCCTTCCCAACCGCCGTATCATCAATCGAATGTTTCTGGGCCTGATGATGGGCCAGGGGTTAGACGGGGCTATTATGGATCCAGGGGACCGGGATTTAACCGCCGCCCTTAAAACCGTTCAAATGCTCATGAATCAGGACGAATACTGCATGGGCTTCATGGAATATTTTGCTGCAAATTCCTTGCAGGCAGATCACCAATGACCCGATCGGATAAAAACTGCCGGAACAAAGCGGGATCCAGGTCCGATTGCTCCCCCCGGACAAGACCGCCCACGGGCAGGCC
It encodes:
- a CDS encoding MFS transporter, whose protein sequence is MKTFSAQAPLGSPSYRRYLFCLLFLLYLFDYMDRMVIVSLFPYLKSDWGITDTQCGLLVSAVYWSILIFSFPVSILVDRWSRKKSIGLMAGIWSLATLACAFTWNFSQLFAARTIIGVGEAGYAPGGTAMISTVFPKEQRARVLGLWNASIPLGSALGIAIGGLVAEHWGWRHAFGLVALPGMVAALLFFFIKDYKTVVQNRETVQVKMQFSDIARQFTRNPTLLFTNLGFAANVFVTTSLMTWLPTYFYRFEGLTMSRAGIKGGSVMLLAIIGAPLGGDLADLWMKKRQNARMVFPAISSAITALLLFIAFGFFKGQVQYMVLLGAGVFAVAFVPAAVAVTQDVVHPGLRAISLSINVIIQHLLGSALGPVFIGVLSDDFGLEKAMVCLPVFVLLGCLLFLTGSRFYARDLAAVEQNILETS
- a CDS encoding AraC family ligand binding domain-containing protein, which gives rise to MNQFLSTQYTDHEFASHTHDSFAIGIVESGAQSFRYKSPPDIVPAGNIMVIHPGKLHTGYCIADKGCSYQMIYTDPNVALKIFSDFIQNSIKVFILTIKILQIMIYHIPYARHSGLFQIICHP
- a CDS encoding ISL3 family transposase, with amino-acid sequence MSTSFIYHAFGLRDYFYKTTRFIGGIITFELIPKPEAVKCPECNSRSVTRKGIVTRDLRTIPVGSKPVILRTAIQRIWCPFCQFVRQIKLSFAQEGKSYTRAFERYVLELSQFMTIKDIAIHLRISWDTIKQIQKEDLLRRYRKIPLEKVRQIAIDEISIGKGHKYLTIVMDLESGRILHVGEGKGGEALKSFWTKVKISKAKIKAVSIDMSPAYLSAVIENLSGSAIVFDRFHVVKLFNEKLSDFRRKLYNLLANTGQQKLLKGVRWLLLKNPENLSDDKKEAQRLEEALKINQPLLAVYYMKEELRQIWNQKKKETAEKIVSNWINLANISKIPMLMKFAKTLAVHRQRILSYYDYRISTGPLEGTNNKIKTMKRKAYEYRDSEFFRLKLLDLHNKRYALIG
- a CDS encoding dihydropteroate synthase yields the protein MGFTMIGELLNTSRPGIQKAVEQRDEETICPLVLLQEKQGAAYIDINAGAGVHTERRDMQWLVRTVQAVTNLPLCLDSPDPHVLASAWEILDRPPMINSISLEKNRFQSMLDLLKGRECQVVALCMDDTGMPETAEQICGRAHALVNGLAGIHIQPNAIWIDPLVGPVSTHTGNGLISLKAVALIKKQIPGINTVCGLSNISFGLPNRRIINRMFLGLMMGQGLDGAIMDPGDRDLTAALKTVQMLMNQDEYCMGFMEYFAANSLQADHQ
- a CDS encoding cobalamin B12-binding domain-containing protein produces the protein MIFSQISERLQKGDPKEIADLIGQVFDQGATPEQVLNQGLIAGMDRVGQKFQSGEIFIPHMLLAETGNGPAGRVVLGTVQGDHHDIGKNLVSTMLAGKGFEVIDVGIDAPPETFIAAVDDTVPIVAMSALLSTTAPFIGKTIEALDKAGLRKNLKIMVGGGAVSQRFSDEIGADAYGGDAATAAVLAMDLVGKGA
- a CDS encoding FKBP-type peptidyl-prolyl cis-trans isomerase yields the protein MKVDLDKVSYVLGQSVGGDFKRQGFDIDPQIFAESFVAAFNGEQSQMPVGEMQHIMQNFQRAMEDKKQAEQMESGKKNIEAGEKFLEENSKKEGVKTTQSGLQYRVITQGSGKKPAVTDTVETHYEGKTLDGKIFDSSYKRGQTTTFPLNGVIKGWTEALQIMAEGSKYELYIPSELAYGPTGSGGTIEPYATLIFTVELIAIK